The proteins below are encoded in one region of Sminthopsis crassicaudata isolate SCR6 chromosome 1, ASM4859323v1, whole genome shotgun sequence:
- the GLIS2 gene encoding zinc finger protein GLIS2 isoform X3 gives MVPAHPHSSPPSSQGASPLPPHKSLAVTMHSLDEPLDLKLSITKLRAAREKQEWALGGVRHRALHRELGLVDDGPAPASPGSPPSALGHPDFFPSHSGFLLNPKFPEKGDGRFSAAPLVDLSLSPPSGLDSPSGSTSLSPERQGNGDLPPTPAAHDFQSLRYIDGVPSSFQFFLPLSSGGALHLPSSSFLTPPKEKCLSPDVPLQKQLVCRWAKCNQLFDLLQDLVDHVNDFHVKPEKEAGYCCHWEGCARHGRGFNARYKMLIHIRTHTNEKPHRCPTCNKSFSRLENLKIHNRSHTGEKPYICPYEGCNKRYSNSSDRFKHTRTHYVDKPYYCKMPGCHKRYTDPSSLRKHIKAHGHFVSHEQQELLKLRPPPKPQLPTPDSPYVSGAQIIIPNPAALFGGPGLPGLPASLPLPLAPAPLDLSTLACGGGSGVGPGLPGPVLPLNLAKNPLLPSPFGASGLSLPVVSLLAGSAGSKAEGEKGRGVVGAKALGTESRKIPGERTEGGRARSGPDGLSLLPGTVLDLSTGVNSAASPEALPPGWVVIPPGSVLLKPAVVN, from the exons ATG GTTCCTGCCCATCCCCACTcgtcccctccctcctcccagggAGCCTCTCCGTTGCCTCCACACAAGTCCCTAGCCGTTACCATGCACTCTTTGGACGAGCCGCTGGACCTGAAGCTGAGCATCACCAAGCTCCGAGCGGCGAGAGAGAAGCAGGAGTGGGCTCTGGGTGGTGTCCGCCACCGGGCCCTGCACCGGGAGCTAGGCTTGGTAGATGATGGTCCTGCTCCCGCCTCTCCGGGATCCCCCCCTTCAG cCTTGGGCCACCCTGATTTCTTCCCCTCCCACTCAGGATTCTTGCTGAACCCCAAGTTCCCCGAGAAGGGGGATGGCCGCTTCTCAGCAGCACCACTTGTGGATCTAAGCCTGTCACCCCCATCAGGACTGGACTCTCCCAGCGGCAGCACCTCCCTGTCTCCTGAGCGCCAGGGCAATGGGGACCTGCCACCAACTCCTGCTGCCCAC GACTTCCAGTCGCTCCGTTACATTGATGGAGTTCCTagttccttccagttcttctTGCCACTGAGCTCAGGAGGTGCGCTGCATctgccctcctcttccttcctcaccCCACCGAAGGAGAAGTGCCTCTCTCCAGATGTGCCCCTGCAAAAGCAGCTCGTCTGTCGCTGGGCCAAG TGTAACCAGCTCTTTGACCTGCTACAAGACCTGGTGGACCACGTCAATGACTTCCACGTCAAACCTGAGAAGGAGGCTGGCTACTGCTGCCACTGGGAGGGCTGTGCCCGCCACGGCCGGGGCTTCAATGCTAG GTACAAGATGCTGATCCACATACGGACTCATACTAATGAGAAGCCACATCGCTGTCCCACCTGCAACAAAAGCTTTTCTCGCCTAGAGAACCTTAAGATTCACAACCGATCACACACAG GGGAGAAACCGTACATCTGCCCTTATGAGGGCTGCAACAAGCGTTACTCCAATTCAAGTGACCGCTTCAAGCACACACGCACCCACTACGTGGACAAGCCCTACTACTGCAAGATGCCCGGCTGCCACAAACGCTACACCGACCCCAGCTCCCTGCGCAAACACATTAAGGCCCACGGCCATTTTGTCTCCCACGAGCAGCAAGAGCTGCTCAAGCTTCGACCTCCTCCTAAGCCACAGCTACCCACCCCAGACAGCCCCTATGTCAGCGGGGCACAGATCATCATCCCCAACCCTGCTGCGCTCTTTGGGGGCCCAGGCCTACCCGGCCTGCCTGCTTCCCTGCCCCTGCCCTTGGCACCTGCCCCCCTCGATCTCAGCACCCTGGCCTGTGGTGGGGGCAGTGGTGTAGGACCTGGTCTTCCAGGCCCTGTACTCCCCCTCAACTTGGCCAAGAACCCGCTGCTACCCTCACCGTTTGGGGCCAGTGGCCTGAGCTTGCCTGTTGTTTCTCTCCTTGCGGGCTCTGCAGGGAGCAAGGCTGAGGGTGAAAAGGGGCGAGGGGTGGTGGGTGCCAAGGCTCTGGGCACCGAAAGCCGCAAGATTCCCGGGGAGAGGACTGAGGGTGGCCGGGCTCGGTCTGGTCCAGATGGACTTTCCCtgctgccaggcactgtgctggacCTATCCACAGGTGTGAACTCAGCAGCTAGTCCTGAGGCCCTGCCTCCCGGCTGGGTGGTCATCCCACCAGGCTCTGTGTTACTCAAACCAGCTGTGGTGAACTGA
- the GLIS2 gene encoding zinc finger protein GLIS2 isoform X2, translating into MHSLDEPLDLKLSITKLRAAREKQEWALGGVRHRALHRELGLVDDGPAPASPGSPPSALGHPDFFPSHSGFLLNPKFPEKGDGRFSAAPLVDLSLSPPSGLDSPSGSTSLSPERQGNGDLPPTPAAHDFQSLRYIDGVPSSFQFFLPLSSGGALHLPSSSFLTPPKEKCLSPDVPLQKQLVCRWAKCNQLFDLLQDLVDHVNDFHVKPEKEAGYCCHWEGCARHGRGFNARYKMLIHIRTHTNEKPHRCPTCNKSFSRLENLKIHNRSHTGEKPYICPYEGCNKRYSNSSDRFKHTRTHYVDKPYYCKMPGCHKRYTDPSSLRKHIKAHGHFVSHEQQELLKLRPPPKPQLPTPDSPYVSGAQIIIPNPAALFGGPGLPGLPASLPLPLAPAPLDLSTLACGGGSGVGPGLPGPVLPLNLAKNPLLPSPFGASGLSLPVVSLLAGSAGSKAEGEKGRGVVGAKALGTESRKIPGERTEGGRARSGPDGLSLLPGTVLDLSTGVNSAASPEALPPGWVVIPPGSVLLKPAVVN; encoded by the exons ATGCACTCTTTGGACGAGCCGCTGGACCTGAAGCTGAGCATCACCAAGCTCCGAGCGGCGAGAGAGAAGCAGGAGTGGGCTCTGGGTGGTGTCCGCCACCGGGCCCTGCACCGGGAGCTAGGCTTGGTAGATGATGGTCCTGCTCCCGCCTCTCCGGGATCCCCCCCTTCAG cCTTGGGCCACCCTGATTTCTTCCCCTCCCACTCAGGATTCTTGCTGAACCCCAAGTTCCCCGAGAAGGGGGATGGCCGCTTCTCAGCAGCACCACTTGTGGATCTAAGCCTGTCACCCCCATCAGGACTGGACTCTCCCAGCGGCAGCACCTCCCTGTCTCCTGAGCGCCAGGGCAATGGGGACCTGCCACCAACTCCTGCTGCCCAC GACTTCCAGTCGCTCCGTTACATTGATGGAGTTCCTagttccttccagttcttctTGCCACTGAGCTCAGGAGGTGCGCTGCATctgccctcctcttccttcctcaccCCACCGAAGGAGAAGTGCCTCTCTCCAGATGTGCCCCTGCAAAAGCAGCTCGTCTGTCGCTGGGCCAAG TGTAACCAGCTCTTTGACCTGCTACAAGACCTGGTGGACCACGTCAATGACTTCCACGTCAAACCTGAGAAGGAGGCTGGCTACTGCTGCCACTGGGAGGGCTGTGCCCGCCACGGCCGGGGCTTCAATGCTAG GTACAAGATGCTGATCCACATACGGACTCATACTAATGAGAAGCCACATCGCTGTCCCACCTGCAACAAAAGCTTTTCTCGCCTAGAGAACCTTAAGATTCACAACCGATCACACACAG GGGAGAAACCGTACATCTGCCCTTATGAGGGCTGCAACAAGCGTTACTCCAATTCAAGTGACCGCTTCAAGCACACACGCACCCACTACGTGGACAAGCCCTACTACTGCAAGATGCCCGGCTGCCACAAACGCTACACCGACCCCAGCTCCCTGCGCAAACACATTAAGGCCCACGGCCATTTTGTCTCCCACGAGCAGCAAGAGCTGCTCAAGCTTCGACCTCCTCCTAAGCCACAGCTACCCACCCCAGACAGCCCCTATGTCAGCGGGGCACAGATCATCATCCCCAACCCTGCTGCGCTCTTTGGGGGCCCAGGCCTACCCGGCCTGCCTGCTTCCCTGCCCCTGCCCTTGGCACCTGCCCCCCTCGATCTCAGCACCCTGGCCTGTGGTGGGGGCAGTGGTGTAGGACCTGGTCTTCCAGGCCCTGTACTCCCCCTCAACTTGGCCAAGAACCCGCTGCTACCCTCACCGTTTGGGGCCAGTGGCCTGAGCTTGCCTGTTGTTTCTCTCCTTGCGGGCTCTGCAGGGAGCAAGGCTGAGGGTGAAAAGGGGCGAGGGGTGGTGGGTGCCAAGGCTCTGGGCACCGAAAGCCGCAAGATTCCCGGGGAGAGGACTGAGGGTGGCCGGGCTCGGTCTGGTCCAGATGGACTTTCCCtgctgccaggcactgtgctggacCTATCCACAGGTGTGAACTCAGCAGCTAGTCCTGAGGCCCTGCCTCCCGGCTGGGTGGTCATCCCACCAGGCTCTGTGTTACTCAAACCAGCTGTGGTGAACTGA
- the GLIS2 gene encoding zinc finger protein GLIS2 isoform X1, whose protein sequence is MHSLDEPLDLKLSITKLRAAREKQEWALGGVRHRALHRELGLVDDGPAPASPGSPPSGFLLNPKFPEKGDGRFSAAPLVDLSLSPPSGLDSPSGSTSLSPERQGNGDLPPTPAAHDFQSLRYIDGVPSSFQFFLPLSSGGALHLPSSSFLTPPKEKCLSPDVPLQKQLVCRWAKCNQLFDLLQDLVDHVNDFHVKPEKEAGYCCHWEGCARHGRGFNARYKMLIHIRTHTNEKPHRCPTCNKSFSRLENLKIHNRSHTGEKPYICPYEGCNKRYSNSSDRFKHTRTHYVDKPYYCKMPGCHKRYTDPSSLRKHIKAHGHFVSHEQQELLKLRPPPKPQLPTPDSPYVSGAQIIIPNPAALFGGPGLPGLPASLPLPLAPAPLDLSTLACGGGSGVGPGLPGPVLPLNLAKNPLLPSPFGASGLSLPVVSLLAGSAGSKAEGEKGRGVVGAKALGTESRKIPGERTEGGRARSGPDGLSLLPGTVLDLSTGVNSAASPEALPPGWVVIPPGSVLLKPAVVN, encoded by the exons ATGCACTCTTTGGACGAGCCGCTGGACCTGAAGCTGAGCATCACCAAGCTCCGAGCGGCGAGAGAGAAGCAGGAGTGGGCTCTGGGTGGTGTCCGCCACCGGGCCCTGCACCGGGAGCTAGGCTTGGTAGATGATGGTCCTGCTCCCGCCTCTCCGGGATCCCCCCCTTCAG GATTCTTGCTGAACCCCAAGTTCCCCGAGAAGGGGGATGGCCGCTTCTCAGCAGCACCACTTGTGGATCTAAGCCTGTCACCCCCATCAGGACTGGACTCTCCCAGCGGCAGCACCTCCCTGTCTCCTGAGCGCCAGGGCAATGGGGACCTGCCACCAACTCCTGCTGCCCAC GACTTCCAGTCGCTCCGTTACATTGATGGAGTTCCTagttccttccagttcttctTGCCACTGAGCTCAGGAGGTGCGCTGCATctgccctcctcttccttcctcaccCCACCGAAGGAGAAGTGCCTCTCTCCAGATGTGCCCCTGCAAAAGCAGCTCGTCTGTCGCTGGGCCAAG TGTAACCAGCTCTTTGACCTGCTACAAGACCTGGTGGACCACGTCAATGACTTCCACGTCAAACCTGAGAAGGAGGCTGGCTACTGCTGCCACTGGGAGGGCTGTGCCCGCCACGGCCGGGGCTTCAATGCTAG GTACAAGATGCTGATCCACATACGGACTCATACTAATGAGAAGCCACATCGCTGTCCCACCTGCAACAAAAGCTTTTCTCGCCTAGAGAACCTTAAGATTCACAACCGATCACACACAG GGGAGAAACCGTACATCTGCCCTTATGAGGGCTGCAACAAGCGTTACTCCAATTCAAGTGACCGCTTCAAGCACACACGCACCCACTACGTGGACAAGCCCTACTACTGCAAGATGCCCGGCTGCCACAAACGCTACACCGACCCCAGCTCCCTGCGCAAACACATTAAGGCCCACGGCCATTTTGTCTCCCACGAGCAGCAAGAGCTGCTCAAGCTTCGACCTCCTCCTAAGCCACAGCTACCCACCCCAGACAGCCCCTATGTCAGCGGGGCACAGATCATCATCCCCAACCCTGCTGCGCTCTTTGGGGGCCCAGGCCTACCCGGCCTGCCTGCTTCCCTGCCCCTGCCCTTGGCACCTGCCCCCCTCGATCTCAGCACCCTGGCCTGTGGTGGGGGCAGTGGTGTAGGACCTGGTCTTCCAGGCCCTGTACTCCCCCTCAACTTGGCCAAGAACCCGCTGCTACCCTCACCGTTTGGGGCCAGTGGCCTGAGCTTGCCTGTTGTTTCTCTCCTTGCGGGCTCTGCAGGGAGCAAGGCTGAGGGTGAAAAGGGGCGAGGGGTGGTGGGTGCCAAGGCTCTGGGCACCGAAAGCCGCAAGATTCCCGGGGAGAGGACTGAGGGTGGCCGGGCTCGGTCTGGTCCAGATGGACTTTCCCtgctgccaggcactgtgctggacCTATCCACAGGTGTGAACTCAGCAGCTAGTCCTGAGGCCCTGCCTCCCGGCTGGGTGGTCATCCCACCAGGCTCTGTGTTACTCAAACCAGCTGTGGTGAACTGA
- the PAM16 gene encoding mitochondrial import inner membrane translocase subunit TIM16, with translation MAKYLAQIIVMGVQVVGRAFARALRQEFAASRAAADARGRAGHQSAAASNLSGLSLQEAQQILNVSKLSREEIQKNFDHLFKVNDKSVGGSFYLQSKVVRAKERLDEELKIQAQDESERGQQPKT, from the exons ATG GCTAAATACCTAGCTCAGATCATCGTGATGGGGGTGCAAGTGGTTGGAAGGGCCTTTGCCCGGGCACTCCGGCAGGAATTTGCAG CCAGCCGGGCAGCAGCAGATGCTCGTGGGCGAGCCGGTCATCAATCTGCAGCCGCATCTAACCTTTCTGGACTTAGTCTTCAGGAAGCCCAGCAGATCCTCAATGTTTCCAAGCTGAGCCGAGAGGAGATCCAAAAG aactttgatcatttatttaagGTCAATGATAAATCGGTGGGTGGCTCCTTCTACCTGCAGTCAAAG GTGGTGCGAGCTAAGGAACGGCTAGATGAAGAGCTCAAAATCCAGGCCCAGGATGAGAGTGAGCGAGGGCAGCAGCCCAAAACGTGA